Proteins co-encoded in one Xanthomonas campestris pv. badrii genomic window:
- the greB gene encoding transcription elongation factor GreB, producing MSRWRPPAEKSTALITPEGHARLKVELEELWRVRRPEVVRALAAAAAEGDRSENAEYTYRKKQLGEIDRRVRYLSKRLEALRVVDTAPTDPQAVFFGAQVELEDADSGELLRYRIVGPDETDAARGWISIDSPLARALLKKRVDDEFEAQLPAGKHTFVVVAVEYAALQGG from the coding sequence ATGAGCCGCTGGCGCCCGCCCGCTGAAAAAAGCACTGCGCTGATCACGCCCGAAGGACATGCGCGCCTGAAGGTCGAGCTGGAGGAGCTGTGGCGCGTGCGTCGGCCGGAGGTGGTGCGCGCCCTGGCGGCGGCGGCCGCCGAGGGCGACCGCTCGGAAAATGCCGAATACACCTACCGCAAGAAGCAGCTCGGCGAGATCGACCGCCGGGTGCGCTACCTGAGCAAACGCCTGGAAGCGCTGCGGGTGGTGGACACCGCGCCCACCGACCCACAGGCGGTGTTCTTCGGTGCGCAGGTGGAGCTGGAAGACGCCGACAGCGGCGAGCTGCTGCGCTATCGCATCGTCGGCCCGGACGAAACCGACGCCGCGCGCGGCTGGATCAGCATCGATTCGCCACTGGCCCGCGCGCTCCTCAAAAAACGCGTGGACGACGAGTTCGAGGCGCAGTTGCCGGCGGGCAAGCACACGTTCGTGGTGGTGGCAGTGGAGTACGCGGCGCTTCAGGGCGGTTGA
- the apbC gene encoding iron-sulfur cluster carrier protein ApbC, translating into MSAERRIPAHAVQGALAPHPRIRNVIAVGSGKGGVGKSTTAVNLALALQRQGARVGVLDADIYGPSVPAMLGLSGRPDSPDNKSIEPLRAFGIEAMSIGLLVDQDTPMIWRGPMATSALTQLFNDTLWDDLDYLLIDLPPGTGDIQLTLSQKIPVAGAVIVTTPQDIATLDARKALKMFEKVEVPVLGIVENMAVHTCSNCGHREHLFGEGGGERMAAQYGVPLLGSLPLEIGIREQGDAGRPIVVAAPESVAAQAYLAAATRLAEELGKRPRASIPISASLL; encoded by the coding sequence ATGAGCGCAGAACGCAGGATTCCCGCGCATGCGGTGCAGGGCGCATTGGCGCCGCATCCGCGCATTCGCAACGTGATTGCGGTGGGGTCGGGCAAGGGCGGGGTGGGCAAGTCGACCACTGCGGTGAACCTGGCGCTTGCCCTGCAGCGGCAAGGTGCCCGCGTGGGCGTGCTGGATGCCGATATCTATGGTCCCAGCGTGCCGGCCATGCTGGGCCTGAGCGGGCGACCGGACAGCCCGGACAACAAGTCGATCGAGCCGCTGCGCGCGTTCGGGATCGAGGCGATGTCGATCGGCCTGCTGGTCGATCAGGACACCCCGATGATCTGGCGCGGACCAATGGCCACGTCCGCCTTGACCCAGCTGTTCAACGACACGCTGTGGGACGATCTGGACTACCTGCTGATCGATCTGCCCCCGGGCACCGGCGACATCCAGCTGACGCTGTCGCAGAAGATTCCGGTGGCGGGAGCGGTGATCGTCACCACCCCGCAGGACATTGCCACGCTGGATGCGCGCAAGGCCTTGAAGATGTTCGAAAAGGTGGAGGTGCCGGTGCTGGGCATCGTCGAGAACATGGCGGTGCATACCTGCAGCAACTGCGGGCATCGCGAGCATCTGTTCGGCGAAGGCGGCGGCGAGCGCATGGCGGCGCAGTACGGCGTGCCGTTGCTGGGGTCGCTGCCGCTGGAGATCGGTATCCGCGAACAGGGCGATGCGGGCCGGCCGATCGTGGTGGCGGCGCCGGAGTCGGTCGCGGCGCAGGCTTACCTGGCCGCTGCCACGCGCCTGGCTGAGGAACTGGGCAAGCGCCCGCGCGCCAGCATTCCGATTTCGGCCTCGCTGCTGTAG
- the rimO gene encoding 30S ribosomal protein S12 methylthiotransferase RimO, translated as MSQLNPKVGFVSLGCPKALVDSERILTQLRVEGYDIVPSYDAADVVVVNTCGFIDSAVTESLDAIGEAMNANGKVIVTGCLGKRPERIREAYPQVLAVSGPQDYQSVMEAVHAALPPRHDPFVDLVPDYGIKLTPRHYAYLKISEGCNHRCSFCIIPSMRGDLASRPVDEVLREAERLVRGGVKELLVVSQDTSAYGVDLKYAERPWRDRMYQTRMKALCEGLSELGVWTRLHYVYPYPHVDDVIPLMAEGKLLPYLDIPFQHASPRILKLMKRPGAVEKTLERVQRWKAMCPEITVRSTFIVGFPGETDAEFESLLEFLDHAQLDRVGAFAYSPVDGASANALPDPVPEEVKQERLARFMARQAEISAARLEAKIGSVQQCLVDLIEDDIAVARSRADAPEIDGLVHIQNGGELGLKVGDLVDVEITDSDEHDLFGDALPSDRAVQPGRALNLQMV; from the coding sequence ATGTCCCAGCTGAACCCCAAAGTCGGCTTCGTCAGCCTTGGCTGCCCGAAGGCGCTCGTCGATTCCGAACGCATCCTCACCCAGCTGCGCGTGGAGGGCTACGACATCGTGCCCAGCTACGACGCCGCCGACGTGGTGGTGGTCAATACCTGCGGCTTCATCGATTCGGCGGTGACCGAATCGCTGGACGCCATCGGCGAGGCGATGAATGCCAACGGCAAGGTGATCGTCACTGGCTGCCTGGGCAAGCGCCCGGAGCGGATTCGCGAGGCCTACCCGCAGGTGCTGGCGGTGTCCGGCCCGCAGGACTACCAGAGCGTGATGGAAGCGGTGCACGCGGCGCTGCCGCCGCGTCATGACCCGTTCGTGGATCTGGTGCCCGACTACGGCATCAAGCTGACCCCGCGGCATTACGCTTACCTGAAGATTTCAGAGGGCTGCAACCACCGTTGCAGCTTCTGCATCATTCCCTCGATGCGCGGGGACCTTGCTTCGCGCCCGGTGGACGAGGTGCTGCGCGAGGCCGAGCGGCTGGTGCGTGGCGGGGTCAAGGAACTGCTGGTGGTGTCGCAGGACACCTCTGCCTACGGCGTGGATCTTAAGTACGCCGAGCGCCCGTGGCGCGACCGCATGTACCAGACCCGCATGAAGGCGTTGTGCGAAGGCCTGTCGGAACTGGGCGTGTGGACGCGCCTGCATTACGTCTACCCGTACCCGCACGTGGACGACGTGATCCCGCTGATGGCCGAAGGCAAGCTGCTGCCGTATCTGGATATCCCGTTCCAGCACGCCAGCCCGCGCATCCTGAAGTTGATGAAGCGCCCAGGCGCGGTGGAAAAGACGCTGGAGCGCGTGCAGCGCTGGAAGGCGATGTGCCCGGAGATCACCGTGCGCTCGACCTTTATCGTCGGCTTCCCTGGCGAGACCGATGCCGAGTTCGAATCGCTGCTGGAGTTCCTGGATCACGCACAGCTGGATCGCGTCGGCGCGTTCGCGTATTCGCCGGTGGATGGCGCCAGTGCCAATGCGCTGCCGGATCCGGTGCCGGAGGAGGTGAAGCAGGAGCGGCTGGCGCGCTTCATGGCCAGGCAGGCGGAGATTTCCGCCGCGCGGCTGGAAGCCAAGATCGGCAGCGTGCAGCAATGCCTGGTCGACCTGATCGAAGACGACATCGCCGTGGCGCGTTCGCGCGCCGATGCGCCGGAGATCGATGGCCTGGTGCATATCCAGAACGGCGGCGAGCTTGGCCTGAAGGTCGGCGACCTGGTCGATGTGGAGATCACCGACAGCGACGAGCACGACCTGTTTGGCGATGCGCTGCCGTCGGATCGTGCGGTGCAGCCAGGCCGCGCGTTGAACCTGCAAATGGTCTAG
- a CDS encoding LiaF transmembrane domain-containing protein, with protein MNYRLIPALFLIVLGALFLLDNLGLAQLDVGNLIATWWPVFLIAAGVRQLLRYREKAAATC; from the coding sequence ATGAACTACCGTCTGATTCCTGCCCTGTTCCTGATCGTCCTGGGCGCGTTGTTTCTGCTGGACAACCTGGGGTTGGCGCAGTTGGATGTGGGCAACCTGATCGCGACCTGGTGGCCGGTGTTCCTGATCGCCGCCGGTGTGCGCCAATTGCTGCGCTACCGCGAGAAGGCGGCCGCGACCTGCTGA
- a CDS encoding dienelactone hydrolase family protein, with amino-acid sequence MGHWTTLDTPDGQVAAWHATPASSPRGGLVVIQEIFGVNEHIRAVADDYAARGYEVLAPAFFDLEEKDVQLPYDQQSLQRGLALANAVGLERAVEVVKSAATLLTRAGKVGTVGYCWGGSVALLSAIRLGLPSVSYYGGRNTQLLDETPKAPVMFHFGERDASIPPEAIQAHREKLPQMETFVYPTGHAFNRSIDPNHYDADSAERALERTLGFFAAHLG; translated from the coding sequence ATGGGTCACTGGACTACGCTCGACACCCCCGACGGCCAGGTCGCCGCCTGGCACGCCACCCCCGCCTCCAGCCCGCGCGGCGGCCTGGTGGTCATCCAGGAAATCTTCGGCGTCAACGAACATATCCGCGCGGTGGCCGACGACTATGCCGCGCGCGGCTACGAGGTGCTGGCGCCGGCCTTCTTCGATCTGGAAGAAAAGGATGTGCAGCTGCCCTACGACCAGCAAAGCCTGCAGCGCGGCCTGGCACTGGCCAATGCGGTCGGCCTGGAGCGGGCTGTGGAGGTGGTGAAATCCGCCGCCACCCTGCTGACCCGCGCCGGCAAGGTGGGCACGGTGGGCTACTGCTGGGGCGGCTCGGTGGCGCTGCTGTCGGCCATCCGCCTGGGGCTGCCGTCGGTGAGCTACTACGGCGGCCGCAACACCCAGCTGCTGGACGAAACCCCCAAGGCACCGGTGATGTTCCACTTCGGCGAGCGCGATGCCAGCATCCCGCCGGAGGCGATCCAGGCGCACCGCGAAAAACTGCCGCAGATGGAGACCTTCGTGTATCCCACCGGCCACGCCTTCAACCGCAGCATCGACCCGAACCATTACGACGCCGACAGCGCCGAGCGGGCACTGGAGCGCACGCTGGGCTTCTTCGCGGCGCACCTGGGATGA
- the dcd gene encoding dCTP deaminase: MSIKSDRWIKRMAKQHAMIEPFEPGQIKHDAAGQRIVSFGTSSYGYDVRCSREFKIFTNINSTIVDPKHFDPGSFVDIESDVCIIPPNSFALARTVEYFRIPRDTLVVCLGKSTYARCGIIVNVTPLEPEWEGHVTLEFSNTTPLPARIYANEGVAQMLFFQSDEVCETSYKDRGGKYQGQTGVTLPRT, translated from the coding sequence ATGAGCATCAAGAGCGACCGCTGGATCAAGCGCATGGCCAAACAGCACGCGATGATCGAGCCGTTCGAACCCGGCCAGATCAAGCACGATGCCGCCGGGCAGCGCATCGTCAGCTTCGGCACGTCCAGCTATGGCTACGACGTGCGCTGCTCGCGCGAATTCAAGATCTTCACCAATATCAACTCGACGATTGTCGACCCGAAGCATTTCGATCCGGGCAGCTTTGTCGATATCGAATCGGATGTGTGCATCATCCCGCCCAACAGCTTCGCACTGGCACGTACGGTGGAATACTTCCGCATCCCGCGCGATACGCTGGTGGTGTGCCTGGGCAAGAGCACCTACGCGCGCTGCGGCATCATCGTCAACGTGACTCCGCTGGAGCCGGAGTGGGAAGGGCACGTGACCCTGGAATTCAGCAACACCACGCCGCTGCCGGCGCGCATCTACGCCAACGAGGGCGTGGCGCAGATGCTGTTCTTCCAGTCCGACGAAGTGTGCGAAACCTCGTACAAGGATCGCGGCGGCAAGTACCAGGGCCAGACCGGCGTGACCCTGCCGCGGACCTGA
- a CDS encoding rhomboid family intramembrane serine protease has product MVIMPLHKPWSRHNIPWVTLLLVLINVVVYVGYQRKDDDLVENAVRYYVDSGLGTLEAQAHARYLERTADARLRTARQARLEALPAPQRVAYLAHLTLHDVAFGQALREGTLFKDDEQRREWRGLRAPYDARLARVFTLRHLQRSSEWSPQRMLSATFLHANADHLFGNMVFLLALGTLLEGAIGSGWFLLLYLLGGFGASAASLWWRWGEPGGGLGASGAIAALMGAFCVVWGRRRVRFFYWFFVVFNYVRGPAILLLPLWLGWELYSLLGSGSEGVAFEAHAGGLVSGALLGAVLVAVRQTRPAFMDEQDAAQRDDRWERAQRHLGRMENQEAERLLAELAGESPQSLEIALARYRVARNAGRQQEAVRHAHMLMCLPTHTAEQTRLQLGVAAELGKDRAELELPARLALVDACLRNGLLADAERLLKECDSTAPRAELAQRWFVLALRHGELQAGEQRARLLRLVLEQFPEQGQASKARFLLENG; this is encoded by the coding sequence ATGGTGATCATGCCGCTGCACAAACCCTGGTCGCGTCACAACATCCCGTGGGTGACGCTGCTGCTGGTGCTGATCAATGTCGTCGTCTATGTCGGCTATCAGCGCAAGGACGACGACCTGGTCGAGAACGCCGTGCGGTATTACGTCGACTCCGGGCTGGGCACGCTGGAAGCGCAGGCGCATGCGCGCTACCTGGAGCGCACCGCCGATGCCAGGCTGCGCACGGCGCGCCAGGCCAGGCTGGAGGCGCTGCCCGCACCTCAGCGTGTCGCCTACCTGGCGCACCTCACCCTGCACGATGTCGCCTTCGGGCAGGCACTGCGCGAAGGCACGCTGTTCAAGGACGACGAGCAGCGGCGCGAGTGGCGCGGTCTGCGTGCGCCCTACGACGCGCGCCTGGCGCGGGTGTTCACCCTGCGCCATCTGCAACGCAGTTCGGAGTGGTCGCCGCAGCGGATGCTCTCGGCCACCTTCCTGCATGCCAACGCCGATCACCTGTTCGGCAACATGGTGTTCCTGCTGGCGCTGGGCACCTTGCTGGAAGGGGCGATCGGCAGCGGCTGGTTCCTGCTGCTGTATCTGCTGGGCGGCTTCGGCGCCAGTGCGGCCAGCCTGTGGTGGCGCTGGGGCGAGCCCGGTGGTGGGCTAGGGGCATCTGGTGCGATCGCCGCCCTGATGGGCGCGTTCTGCGTGGTCTGGGGGCGGCGCCGGGTACGGTTCTTCTACTGGTTCTTCGTGGTGTTCAACTACGTGCGCGGGCCGGCCATCCTGCTGCTGCCGCTGTGGTTGGGCTGGGAGCTGTACAGCCTGCTGGGCAGCGGCAGCGAGGGGGTCGCATTCGAAGCGCATGCCGGCGGCCTGGTCAGCGGTGCATTGCTTGGTGCGGTGCTGGTCGCGGTGCGGCAGACCCGGCCGGCTTTCATGGACGAGCAGGATGCCGCGCAGCGCGACGACCGTTGGGAGCGCGCGCAACGGCATCTGGGACGCATGGAAAACCAGGAGGCCGAACGCCTGCTGGCCGAGCTGGCCGGCGAGAGCCCGCAGAGTCTGGAGATCGCGCTGGCCCGCTATCGCGTGGCACGCAATGCCGGCCGCCAGCAGGAAGCCGTGCGACACGCGCACATGCTGATGTGCCTGCCCACGCACACTGCCGAGCAGACACGCCTGCAACTGGGCGTGGCCGCGGAGCTCGGCAAGGACCGCGCCGAGCTGGAGTTGCCGGCGCGCCTGGCGCTGGTGGATGCCTGCCTGCGCAACGGCTTGCTGGCCGATGCCGAGCGCCTGTTGAAGGAGTGCGACAGCACCGCGCCGCGCGCCGAGCTTGCCCAGCGCTGGTTCGTGCTGGCGCTGCGCCACGGCGAATTGCAGGCTGGCGAACAGCGCGCACGGTTGTTACGGCTGGTGCTGGAGCAATTTCCCGAACAGGGGCAGGCGAGCAAGGCGCGGTTTCTGCTGGAAAACGGCTGA
- a CDS encoding HIT domain-containing protein, with amino-acid sequence MSEPSPAATGFELDARLAADSVFVADGPLSQVRLMDDARFPWLVLVPRVADASEWIDLDGGQQRLLLAEINQLSQLLRAEPAVSKLNIGALGNIVRQLHVHLVGRHPDDAAWPGPVWGSGSAQRFDPDALQQRVAAWAQRLR; translated from the coding sequence ATGAGCGAGCCGTCGCCGGCGGCCACCGGTTTCGAGCTAGATGCACGCCTGGCGGCCGACAGCGTGTTCGTCGCCGACGGACCGCTGTCCCAGGTGCGGCTGATGGACGACGCCCGCTTCCCCTGGCTGGTGCTGGTGCCGCGGGTGGCCGATGCCAGCGAGTGGATCGATCTGGATGGCGGCCAGCAGCGTTTATTGCTGGCCGAAATCAACCAGCTCTCGCAGTTGCTGCGCGCCGAACCTGCGGTGAGCAAGCTCAACATCGGCGCGCTGGGCAATATCGTGCGCCAGCTGCACGTGCACCTGGTCGGCCGTCATCCCGACGATGCCGCCTGGCCGGGGCCGGTGTGGGGCAGCGGCAGTGCGCAGCGCTTCGACCCCGACGCCCTGCAACAGCGTGTCGCTGCGTGGGCGCAGCGGCTACGATAG
- a CDS encoding DUF4013 domain-containing protein, producing MEDRFRARTVAAQAAPAPFWTRIPSIATYPLRGSALYALIALTLCSALLVLPGILTLVVMGVLGMATYTYAFDILRHTADGQPDAPRLGYDSFDSAVLRLILLAIALGVVIGVAAAIAGPFGLTLAYLGTILLLPGMLISLAIDGSLRRALNPAVSIDMALRIGWPYLAAYGLLYVIQGSGTAAVFFALKFLPPLVREATVMMTSIWALFASFHLLGYLVYQYHEELGYVPSGGAAHERTDPDQRLLDEADQYLRDGHSDEAFQALRGAVRSRAVSLAVHELYQRLLRQHHRNDELREHTRQYINRLLQEKQERRALALQREALDLDATFTPLTPEQATLLAERAKMAGQFQLATDGLMAAIAAWPRERMLPAWSLDAGLMLAERFGRDEQARAVLQQALEQCDDAAQRTKLEAALRAVAIQPA from the coding sequence ATGGAAGATCGTTTTCGCGCACGCACGGTTGCCGCGCAGGCTGCGCCCGCACCGTTCTGGACCCGCATTCCGTCCATCGCCACCTACCCGCTGCGTGGCTCGGCGCTCTACGCGTTGATCGCGCTGACGCTGTGCAGCGCACTGCTCGTGCTGCCGGGCATCCTGACTCTGGTGGTCATGGGCGTGCTGGGCATGGCGACCTACACCTACGCCTTCGACATCCTGCGCCATACCGCCGACGGTCAGCCCGACGCCCCCAGGCTCGGCTACGACAGCTTCGACAGCGCGGTGCTGCGCCTGATCCTGCTGGCCATCGCACTGGGCGTCGTGATCGGCGTGGCCGCCGCAATCGCCGGCCCGTTCGGGCTGACCCTCGCCTATCTGGGCACCATCCTGCTGTTGCCCGGCATGCTGATCTCGCTCGCCATCGACGGCAGCCTGCGCCGTGCACTCAACCCGGCCGTCTCGATCGACATGGCGCTGCGCATCGGCTGGCCGTATCTGGCTGCCTACGGCCTGCTCTACGTGATCCAGGGCAGCGGCACGGCTGCGGTGTTCTTCGCACTGAAATTCCTGCCCCCGCTCGTGCGCGAGGCAACCGTGATGATGACCTCGATCTGGGCCCTGTTCGCCAGCTTCCACCTGCTGGGGTATCTGGTGTACCAGTACCACGAAGAGCTGGGCTACGTGCCCAGCGGCGGGGCTGCGCACGAACGCACCGACCCGGACCAGCGCCTGCTCGACGAGGCAGACCAGTACCTGCGTGACGGCCATTCCGACGAAGCCTTCCAGGCCTTGCGCGGTGCGGTGCGCTCGCGCGCAGTGAGCCTGGCAGTGCACGAGCTGTATCAGCGCCTGCTCCGTCAGCATCACCGCAACGACGAGTTGCGCGAACACACCCGCCAGTACATCAACCGCCTGCTGCAGGAAAAACAGGAGCGCCGCGCGCTGGCACTGCAACGCGAGGCGCTGGATCTGGATGCAACGTTTACGCCGTTGACGCCGGAGCAGGCCACCCTGCTGGCCGAGCGCGCCAAGATGGCCGGCCAGTTCCAGCTGGCCACCGATGGCCTGATGGCCGCCATCGCCGCCTGGCCGCGCGAGCGCATGCTGCCGGCCTGGTCGCTGGACGCAGGCCTGATGCTGGCCGAGCGTTTTGGTCGCGACGAGCAGGCACGTGCGGTGCTGCAGCAGGCGCTGGAACAGTGCGACGACGCTGCCCAACGTACCAAGCTGGAAGCGGCGTTACGTGCGGTGGCCATCCAGCCGGCGTGA
- a CDS encoding LiaI-LiaF-like domain-containing protein yields MKSNVVAALILILVGLLFLANNLGWTNLSLGRLIATWWPAALVACGIGMLFGRGK; encoded by the coding sequence ATGAAATCCAACGTCGTTGCCGCGCTGATCCTGATCCTCGTCGGCCTGCTGTTCCTGGCCAACAACCTGGGCTGGACCAACCTCAGTCTGGGCCGGCTGATCGCCACGTGGTGGCCTGCCGCGCTGGTCGCCTGCGGCATCGGGATGCTGTTCGGGCGCGGGAAGTAG